The Microcystis aeruginosa NIES-843 sequence ACCAGAAAAGCTTGGCCGGGTAAAAAGTCGCGCGCAACAAGTACAAGAAGCTATAGGCGGTCAACGTACCGTGGGACACACGGAATCGGGCTTCTGAAATGGGGCGAAAGTCTGTGGACTCTGTGTAAGACAGTACATGGTTTTTTAACTGTGGTATGCGACGGTGGTGGAAGCAGAAACTTAAATCGTGAGGTTTAGGAATCGCCGCACTTTTAGGGCGGCGAGGATGTCAAGACAGCCAATTACGCTTTTTTACCCCTGAAGGTAAACTTGTTCCCACCCCTGAAGAAGTGGCAGAAAAGATGGCTCGGAAATTACAAGATTTAGGGATAGATTGGCGAGATTTGGCTTAAGTTTGACCTGAAATCTCGCTCAAGCCAGCTGAACTGCAACTTATGAAGTAATCTGCCCAAATGCTACAGTTAGGCGTTTTTACCGCAATAATACACAAAAATTGAGCTATATTTGCCAGTTCTCGACATGATTTGCTATACTCCAAGAAGTAACTACATTCTTCCTCAGCCCCCAATGGGGGGCTTTTTCTTGGTAAAAAAGAAGCGATCGAAGGCTTATTTTGGCTCTTTTTTGCCTTTAAATCCGACTATTGAGCTTAAACCTACCGCAATTAAGCCTAATACAGCTGAAGGTTCGGGTACTCGATGAGGATAAACTCTATGTGTATCACCGTAAGGAGGAGCAATATGGAGAACACCTGCAGCTAAGAAAAAGTCTGTGTCAGTCATACCATCTCCCGTAACGTCAGTATTAAGACATCCAGGACCCGTCAGATTATGGCAATTAGCATCCTGATCGGGATATGCAGCTCTGACCAAAGGAGTGCCGGGCAAAGGAGTTCCAGTCCATCGTCCCCCATCAGGATTCGATGAATTATAACGATCAACTTTAAATTCTTTGGTGAAAGTGACAGGAGCGGGTAAAATTCCACCTGTAGCTACTGCATTGACCGTTAAAATGGATTCAAAAGTTCCATCTTCATAAATAGTCATAGTTCCCGTAGAGGGATTAAGAGGATCAATTGTGGCAAGAATATTACCTACACTATTAGGACTAAAACTCATTAACTCTAGTCCTGTCATTTCAATAGCGGTTGTGCAAGATCCTGACACAAAAGTACAGTTATCTTTTCGTTGTACCTTTGTGTCACTTCCTCCAGCAAAGGTAGGAACACCCTTAAAATAGACTTTTCCAGTTGAACCGCCAAAATCGTAAAAGGTATTAAAGTCAGCATGGGTAAATAGGTAATCTGTTCCTGCTACCACAGTGGTGGCTTTCACCGCTTCTGGCATCCCTAACAAAGCAACCCCCAAACCCACAGCACCAATGAGACCCGTAGTGACGGGTTTTAAGCGAGTATTAATCATTTGACTGAAACTCCTTCGAGTAACTACATTCTTTCCTGCAATTTTACAGTAATAATTTTTCTTGTCAAGTCATCAATCAGGATAATTTATTAAGTTTTATTACACTATTTACCCGGGTAAGCGCAGCTCAAACGCTGTTGACAATTCGCCAATTTTGTCAGCCCCTTGCTGTCTAGGCATTTCAAATGATAGCAGTCAATCAGAATAGTTACAAACTCGACCTATTTGGTCGATTGTTGCTTAACAATTGAGAGGGCAAATTCTACCCAAATATACCCAAATCGCCCTCTAGGTTTATTTTGTCAAGGATTGTTAAGATGCGCTTGCCGTGACTATCTACACTTCCTATCCCTCCTCTGACAGAAAAGGGATAACAAAACCCATCAGCTATCCTTAGTTGATCTAGCAAAAAGCCTTGAGAATATAATAGAGATAAAAAAGAGGAAAACCGATGATTACTATACGCAAAGCTGAGGAAAGAGGCCACGCTAACTATGGTTGGTTGGATACCTATCATACTTTTTCTTTTGCCCAATATTATGATCCCCAACAGATTAATTTTAGGAGTCTCAGAGTTATCAACGAGGACAAAGTCCTTGGAGGAAAAGGATTTCACACCCACGGACACCAGGATATGGAGATTTTAACCTATGTTTTGGCGGGAGAACTAGAACACCAAGACAGTCTCGGCACGGGTTCCCTGATTCGACACGGTGAAATTCAACGGATGAGCGCAGGAACAGGGATAAAGCACAGTGAATTTAATCATTCTGCCACTAATCCCCTCCATCTTCTGCAAATTTGGATTATTCCTGATCAAAAAAATCTAGAACCCAGTTATCAACAAAAAGCGATCGAATTTTCTCCCCATACCTTACAGTTAATCGCCTCTCCCACCGGTGCCGGCAACGCGGTTAAAGTCCATCAAGACGTTAATCTATACGCAGGAATTTTGCCCCTAGGCCAGTCCCTCACCCATTCCTTAGCTCCCAGTCGTTATGGCTGGTTACAAGTGGCTAGAGGGCAAATAACCGTGAATGGCGTGCATTTACGAGCGGGGGATGGAGCGGCAATTAGCGAGGAAACTTCTTTGGCTATTCAATCTCTAGAAGACTCGGAAATTTTGCTTTTTGACCTAGGGTAGTGGGGTTGAGTGTTAGGGTTACTAGGGGCTAAGTTTTCCTGCCAATTCCCCAGCCGACTTTTAGCCATCAATACTGTCCACCACGCTCAGAAAATCGTTGTGGATTAGCTCGGCGATAAAATTCTCCGGGTCGGTGATAGGAACAGTAACGCCTTGGCTGGCTACCATCTGTGCAGCCATCCGAGTCATGAAGTCCTGTCTTGTTTCCGTCATTGTACCCTGACATTGTTGTAATTTTTCCACCAATTCCAGTGGGGAATCGGCCACCAGTTTATATCCCTCGCGGGTGACATAAATTGTCATCTTTCCTACCTCCTAAATGATCGGGAACGAGAATTCGGCACTACTAAACCACTTCTTTTCTCGCTATCATTATTGCTAGTTAGTTAGTCCCAGCCTCGTCCGTCTTTCCCTATTTCCATTATTTTTTCGGGCTTGTCGCCTGGTAATTATTATTATCGCCAAAATAAAAGGATAAATTTGTCAATCTTTGTAACGAAAAATCAAGAAAAACTGTTCTGACGGTATCGCCCCGAACCCTTCTGGAGAAATTTGTTACAATGAATACAAGGGGACTCCCTGAGCCAGATCCCATCCCTAGGAAAAAATTGGCCAGGTGGAGAGCGGAAGCCAATAGTTCCGATCGGGACGGCATTTGTCAGAGTTTCCCGCTTCCTTTAGTTTTAGGGGGAAAAGCCATGAAATCTGCCACATTATTATCGCCCGATCGACCGCTGCCAGAATTTCTCCGGTCAGCTATCCAAGACCGCTTTCCGGGGAAAGCGATCGATGATCTCAGCATCCGCTACTATGAAAGCGTCGAGGATGTGGGATACGAGTATTTTAACGATCGGGTGTTGCCGTCCTGTAGCGATGAGCCTGTCGTCCGCTATCTTGTCCCGTTTATATCCTACGTCCGTCTAGGAGAAGCGTTAGTTTTGGATCGGCAAGACGGTCTTGTGGTTTACGAAACCGAACGAGATGTTCCCTGCACGGAAACTGGACCTTTCTGGTTGGTGACTCCTAAATCGCGCTGAAAAACCCAACCCAAGTTAAGCAGCTGAATTGGGAAAACTTAATAGTTAGGGTTGGCTGAATAAATCTAAAAACCTTGTTGGGTAAGACTTTTAGACTTTGGGGAGGTCAAAAAGTACCAGATATGGTAGTGATCAGGGGGAGAATTCAGGGACTTTTTCCCTGAAAATTAGGTAGTTTACCAGATGAAAATGGGTAAAACCCTACACCCCACACCCCACACCCCACACCCTGCCCCCAGGAAAGACTTTTTCAGCCAACCCTAGTTAAGACTCGACGGGTGGAGTCGGCAAGCAGCAAAACCCGTCGAATTTTTATAACGCTTGCGATCGCAACCAAGCCACGGGTAAATAGAGCATTTTCTTGGGTAAAGGCACGAAGGCACGACGGGCGAAGACATCGTAGTTATTTGCTTCAATTACGTCTAAAATGCCTTGATAAAGCAGTAAAGCCGCCCAAACCGGCCAACGGGAATCGGGATTAAGGGCGCGAATCCCCCTTTCGGCGGAATCGTAGTAATAACGAGCGCGCTCAATTTGGAAGCGCATTAACGCCTGCCAACGGTGATCATTAACCCCTTTGAGTAAATCGTCTTCGCTGTAGTTAAAACGCTCTAAATCCTCTAAAGGTAGATAAATCCGCCCACGATGGACATCTTCCCCCACATCCCGCAAAATATTGGTTAATTGATTGGCAATACCGAGATCGATCGCTTCTTCTTGCGGAATATAGACGCTTTGATTGCGCCGCCAAGGGGCAGAGCGATCGCCATCTTCCAATCCTAACACCGCGCTGGACATTAACCCCACCGTCCCCGCTACCCGATAGCAGTACAGTTTTAGTTCATCAAAGGTTTGATAACGACTGCGATAGAGATCCATCTGTTGCCCGGCGATCATATCCCGAAAGGGTTGGATATCCATGGGGAACTTTTCTAGAGTATCCACGAGAGCGACATCGGCATCCTCGATGGCAACCCCAGAAAAGACGGTTTCTAGCTGTTTTTCCCATAAATCGAGGGTTTCAGGGGTAGTTAACCGGGCTTGGGGGCCATCGACCAGTTCATCGGTACGACGACACCAGACATAAATTGCCCAGATCGCTTGACGTTTTGCTTTCGGCATCAGGAGAGTACCGAGATAAAACGTTTTGGAATACTTCTCTGTAATCCGGCGACAGAGTTCGTAGGACTCCGCAAGGGAGACGAGGGGTTTGGTGGGGTGGGTCGGTTTTGGCAATTGGAGCATTCTGCTGGGGCGGAATGATTGACTTAGATTAACGGCGAACTGTGGCTAATGATATAGCATTGTCTCACTCAAGGCCATTTTCGTCATTAGTCCCTAGCCAGAGAATTAACGAGCGCTGGACACTGGTGTAGATTGGGTTTTATTCAGGTTTAGCGGTGCTGCGGGGTGATCTTTGCTGATCACTGCTGCCGCTAATTTCCCCGATAAAACCGCTCCTTCCATGCTTCCTAAATATTTTTGCATGGTATAGTCACCGGCGAGATAAAAATTCTCGATCGGAGTTTTTTGAGAAGGTCGATAAGCTTGTCGGCCAGGGGTGGCTTTATAAACTGATCGGGGAGTTTTCACCAGATGATATTTTAACAATTGACTGGGATTATCGCCAGTAAAATGTTGGGGAAAGAGTTTTTCTAGTTCTTTCATCGTGGCGGCGATAATTTCTTCATCGGATTTGCTAATCCAATCCTGAGCGGGAGCGAGAACTAATTCTAACATCGAGCGATCGGGGTTAGCGTATTCTTTACAGGTGTTGCTCATGTCAGCATAAACACTGAGTAAGGGCGAACGGGAGAATAATAAATGATCGATGTCGGTTAGTTTGCGATCAAACCAGAGGTGTAAATTAATGACGGGAACCCCTTCTAATCCTTCTAATTTTTGAAAGAATTTATCTTCTTGCCAAGGTTTAGGTAGTAAAACTTTTAAAGGATCTACAGGCATTGCAGACACATAAAGATCGGCTTCAAAAAGATAATCTTCCCCACCGTCTAAACCGCGCATTAAGAAGGCTTTAACTGTGCCATCTTCATTTAAGATAATCTCTTTTAAAGGGGCATTCAAGCGCACTTCTCCACCTCTAGCGGTGATGTAATCGACTAAAGGTTGGCAGAGTCTTTCCGGGGGTGAACCGTCGAGA is a genomic window containing:
- the pds gene encoding 15-cis-phytoene desaturase; the protein is MRVAIAGAGLAGLSCAKYLVDAGHTPIVLERRDVLGGKIAAWKDADGDWYETGLHIFFGAYPNMLQLFQELGIEDRLQWKEHSMIFNQPEKPGTYSRFDFPDIPAPINGIVAILRNNDMLTWEEKIKFGLGLIPAIVKGQSYVEEMDKYSWSEWLEKQNIPPRVEKEVFIAMSKALNFIDPNEISATILLTALNRFLQEKNGSKMAFLDGSPPERLCQPLVDYITARGGEVRLNAPLKEIILNEDGTVKAFLMRGLDGGEDYLFEADLYVSAMPVDPLKVLLPKPWQEDKFFQKLEGLEGVPVINLHLWFDRKLTDIDHLLFSRSPLLSVYADMSNTCKEYANPDRSMLELVLAPAQDWISKSDEEIIAATMKELEKLFPQHFTGDNPSQLLKYHLVKTPRSVYKATPGRQAYRPSQKTPIENFYLAGDYTMQKYLGSMEGAVLSGKLAAAVISKDHPAAPLNLNKTQSTPVSSAR
- the crtB gene encoding 15-cis-phytoene synthase CrtB, translated to MLQLPKPTHPTKPLVSLAESYELCRRITEKYSKTFYLGTLLMPKAKRQAIWAIYVWCRRTDELVDGPQARLTTPETLDLWEKQLETVFSGVAIEDADVALVDTLEKFPMDIQPFRDMIAGQQMDLYRSRYQTFDELKLYCYRVAGTVGLMSSAVLGLEDGDRSAPWRRNQSVYIPQEEAIDLGIANQLTNILRDVGEDVHRGRIYLPLEDLERFNYSEDDLLKGVNDHRWQALMRFQIERARYYYDSAERGIRALNPDSRWPVWAALLLYQGILDVIEANNYDVFARRAFVPLPKKMLYLPVAWLRSQAL
- a CDS encoding pirin family protein, with the translated sequence MITIRKAEERGHANYGWLDTYHTFSFAQYYDPQQINFRSLRVINEDKVLGGKGFHTHGHQDMEILTYVLAGELEHQDSLGTGSLIRHGEIQRMSAGTGIKHSEFNHSATNPLHLLQIWIIPDQKNLEPSYQQKAIEFSPHTLQLIASPTGAGNAVKVHQDVNLYAGILPLGQSLTHSLAPSRYGWLQVARGQITVNGVHLRAGDGAAISEETSLAIQSLEDSEILLFDLG